The following proteins come from a genomic window of Pseudochaenichthys georgianus chromosome 17, fPseGeo1.2, whole genome shotgun sequence:
- the LOC117462477 gene encoding contactin-associated protein-like 2 isoform X1 yields MNLLPVLVTIISISTCSAVSHRTCENSLATPLPYSSFSSSSVYTQGCGAGYAKLNRKQGAGGWSPLDTDRYQWLQVDLGSRKQVVSVATQGRYSSSDWTSKYRLLYSDTQKNWRPYLQDGNIWTFEGNMDSEASVRHELQHAILARYIRFIPVGWSREGRIGLRLELYGCSYWADVISFDGHGVISYRFRSKKIKIVKDVISLKFRTTAGAGVLLHGEGQQGDYISLELRRARLQLSLNLGSDQYGSIQGHTSVTSGSLLDDDHWHSVVIERYRRNVNFTLDHHTQQFRTNGEFDHLDLDHEISFGGHPVSAKPSSGGVDNFVGCMEGITYNGDNITNLVRRKKVDISSFRNLTFACAEANSFSVFFNSTSFLRLPGQTDSDTLSVSLSFRTWNPSGLLMFTALADGWVEVGLTEGKVTVYMNVTQKKNMRIDISSGSGLNDGQWHSVHLNALENYAMLTVDGDEASTVRTAIPIQIQTGGTYHFGGNVLHGNTRSLQRSFQGCMQMIHIDDHLADLRAVEQGLIGTFENVSLDMCAIIDRCVPNYCEHDGLCSQTWDTFSCNCSGTGYTGATCHTSMYPQSCEEYQHQGKSSGSFWIDPDGSGSIAPFRVHCDMTEGKVWTMLKNNLSPQTSVTSSEQGGKAVLQITYNVTDEQLLSVSGSAEYCEQYVGYACRMSRLLNTPDGAPYTWWVGRANERHSYWGGSGPGIQKCSCGIEHNCTDAKHYCHCDADLRSWREDAGLLVYKDHLPVSQVVVGDASRAGSEAKLTVGPLKCQGDRSFWNAASFSSPASSLRFPSFRGETSTDISFYFKTSSTRGVFLENLGTTSFLHIELRGGSVVSFSFDVGGERVELSVRSPLPLNDDQWHHLEAEKNIKEVLLQLDGQYREVRPMPPHGHTKLEFYSELYVGASSGQRGFLGCMRALKINGLTFDLEERAQVSPGVNPGCQGHCSSFGMHCRNGGKCVEQYNGYLCDCSLTAYDGPFCSDDVGGYFETGTLVRYDFLLEAAASVLQEGKSLSELGVRGDANLTQEALVFSFSTSSTPSILVYVSSRTQDYLAVVLRHNGTLQIRYSLGGLTEPYTIDVDHRNMANGQPHSVNITRNLREIRLQLDHYPVSTHFLPKASDTNFNLLKSIFLGKVFETGQIDPILIERYNTPGFVGCLSRVQLNGVAPLKAALRLGPAAPVSTHGILVPSNCGASPLTIFPMASASDPWHVEAAGAVFPFKENKAKEGVDRNSAIVGGIISIVIFTVLCIMVFVIRHMFRHKGSYHTNEAKGAESADCADAAIIVNDPAFTETIDESKKEWFI; encoded by the exons GTGCTGGAGGCTGGTCCCCCCTGGATACAGACCGTTATCAATGGTTACAGGTAGACCTGGGTTCAAGGAAGCAGGTGGTTTCCGTAGCGACACAGGGTCGCTACAGTAGCTCTGATTGGACCAGCAAATATCGGCTACTTTACAGTGACACACAGAAAAACTGGAGGCCTTATCTACAGGATGGAAACATCTGG ACGTTTGAGGGGAATATGGACAGTGAAGCGTCTGTTCGCCACGAGCTGCAGCACGCCATTCTGGCTCGCTACATCCGCTTCATCCCAGTGGGCTGGAGCAGGGAGGGACGCATCGGACTGCGCCTGGAGCTCTACGGCTGCTCATACT GGGCCGATGTGATCAGCTTCGATGGCCATGGTGTCATCTCCTACCGCTTCAGGAGTAAGAAGATAAAGATTGTGAAGGATGTGATCTCTCTTAAGTTCAGAACCACAGCTGGAGCCGGGGTCCTGCTCCACGGAGAGGGACAGCAGGGGGACTACATCTCCTTGGAGCTGCGCAGGGCCAGACTGCAGCTCAGCCTCAACCTAG GAAGTGACCAGTATGGTTCCATCCAGGGTCACACCTCTGTGACCAGTGGGAGCTTGCTAGACGATGACCACTGGCACTCAGTCGTCATCGAGCGCTACCGGAGGAATGTGAACTTCACACTGGACCATCACACTCAGCAGTTCAGGACCAATGGAGAGTTTGACCACCTGGACCTGGACCACGAG ATCAGTTTCGGGGGGCACCCTGTCTCCGCAAAGCCCAGCTCCGGAGGCGTAGATAACTTTGTGGGCTGCATGGAGGGGATCACCTACAACGGAGACAACATCACCAACCTGGTCCGCAGGAAGAAGGTGGACATCTCCAGCTTT CGTAACCTGACATTTGCTTGTGCTGAAGCCAACTCCTTCTCCGTCTTCTTCAACTCCACGTCCTTCCTGCGGCTGCCGGGTCAGACTGACAGCGACACGCTGTCCGTCAGTCTGTCGTTCAGGACTTGGAATCCCAGCGGGCTGCTGATGTTCACCGCACTAGCTGATGGCTGGGTGGAGGTGGGACTGACGGAGGGCAAGGTCACCGTCTACATGAATGTCACGCAGAAGAAGAACATGCGTATTGACATCTCTTCAG GCTCCGGTCTGAATGATGGCCAGTGGCACAGTGTCCATCTGAATGCTTTGGAGAACTATGCTATGCTGACAGTTGATGGAGACGAGGCCTCCACAGTGAGGACAGCCATCCCGATCCAGATCCAGACTGGAGGAACCTACCACTTTGGAG GAAACGTTCTGCACGGCAACACTCGATCCCTTCAGCGCTCCTTTCAGGGCTGCATGCAGATGATCCACATCGACGACCACCTGGCTGACCTCAGGGCTGTGGAGCAGGGCCTCATTGGAACATTTGAAAATGTCAGCCTGGATATGTGTGCCATTATAGACAG GTGTGTTCCTAATTACTGTGAGCACGACGGGCTCTGCTCTCAGACGTGGGATACATTCAGCTGCAACTGTAGTGGCACAGGATACACTGGAGCCACCTGCCATACAT CCATGTATCCGCAGTCCTGTGAGGAGTATCAGCACCAGGGGAAGAGCTCGGGGAGCTTCTGGATTGACCCAGACGGCAGTGGCTCTATCGCCCCCTTCAGAGTCCACTGTGACATGACGG AGGGAAAGGTCTGGACGATGCTGAAGAACAACCTCTCTCCTCAGACTTCAGTCACCAGCTCAGAGCAGGGGGGGAAGGCAGTGCTGCAGATCACCTACAATGTGACTGATGAACAG CTGCTGTCGGTGTCCGGCAGTGCAGAGTACTGTGAGCAGTACGTGGGCTACGCCTGCAGGATGTCCCGCCTGCTCAACACTCCAG ATGGTGCCCCTTATACCTGGTGGGTAGGAAGAGCCAATGAGAGGCATTCTTACTGGGGGGGCTCAGGACCGGGCATACAGAAGTGTTCCTGTGGTATCGAACACAACTGTACTGACGCCAAACACTACTGCCACTGTGATGCTGACCTGCGCTCATG gagggaGGATGCAGGCCTGCTGGTGTATAAGGACCACCTGCCGGTCAGTCAGGTGGTGGTTGGTGATGCGAGCAGAGCTGGATCTGAGGCCAAACTGACTGTAGGGCCACTCAAATGCCAGGGGGACC GGAGCTTCTGGAATGCAGCATCCTTCAGTAGCCCGGCCTCCTCCCTCCGCTTCCCGTCCTTCAGAGGAGAGACCAGCACCGACATATCCTTCTACTTCAAGACCTCCTCCACCCGTGGAGTCTTTCTAGAGAACCTAGGAACAACCAGCTTCCTTCACATTGAactcagag GGGGCTCGGTGGTCTCCTTCTCTTTTGATGTAGGCGGTGAGCGGGTGGAGCTCAGCGTCCGCTCGCCGCTGCCTCTGAACGATGACCAGTGGCATCACTTGGAGGCAGAGAAGAACATCAAGGAGGTCCTGCTGCAGCTTGATGGACAGTACAGAGAGGTCAGACCCATGCCCCCCCATGGACACACAAAACTGGAGTTCTACAGTGAGCTTTATGTTG GGGCATCCAGTGGTCAGAGAGGCTTCCTGGGCTGCATGCGGGCTCTGAAGATAAATGGTCTGACTTTTGACCTGGAAGAGAGGGCACAGGTATCTCCAGGGGTGAATCCAGGCTGCCAGGGCCATTGCAGCAGCTTCGGGATGCACTGCAGGAACGGAGGGAAGTGTGTTGAGCAGTACAACGGATACTTGTGTGACTGTTCCCTCACTGCGTACGATGGACCCTTCTGCTCAGATG ATGTAGGCGGATACTTTGAGACGGGGACCCTGGTGCGTTATGACTTCCTGCTGGAGGCGGCAGCAAGCGTGTTGCAGGAGGGGAAGAGCCTCTCAGAACTTGGTGTTCGTGGTGATGCCAATCTGACCCAGGAGGCGCTGGTGTTCAGCTTCAGCACCTCTAGCACCCCCAGCATCCTCGTCTACGTCAgctccaggactcaggactacCTAGCAGTGGTGCTCCGACACAACG gcaCTCTCCAGATCCGCTACAGTCTCGGGGGGCTAACAGAACCGTACACCATAGATGTTGACCATCGTAACATGGCTAATGGACAGCCTCACTCTGTCAACATTACGAGGAACCTAAGGGAGATACGGCTGCAG CTGGACCACTACCCAGTCTCCACACACTTCCTGCCCAAGGCCTCCGACACCAACTTCAACCTGCTCAAGAGTATCTTTCTTGGAAAAGTATTTG AAACTGGACAGATTGACCCCATCTTAATCGAGCGCTACAACACGCCGGGCTTTGTGGGCTGTCTGTCTCGCGTCCAGCTGAACGGCGTGGCCCCGCTGAAAGCAGCCCTGCGCTTGGGCCCCGCAGCACCCGTCAGCACCCATGGGATTCTAGTCCCCTCCAACTGTGGAGCATCACCCCTCACCATCTTCCCCATGGCCTCAGCCAGTGACCCCTGGCACGTCGAAGCAg CTGGAGCGGTGTTCCCCTTCAAAGAGAACAAGGCCAAGGAAGGAGTGGACCGCAACTCTGCCATCGTGGGAG GCATCATCTCCATCGTGATCTTCACTGTGCTCTGCATCATGGTGTTTGTGATCCGTCACATGTTCCGCCACAAAGGTTCCTACCACACCAACGAGGCCAAGGGGGCGGAGTCAGCAGACTGTGCTGACGCAGCGATCATCGTCAACGACCCGGCCTTCACTGAAACCATCGACGAGAGCAAGAAGGAGTGGTTCATCTGA
- the LOC117462477 gene encoding contactin-associated protein-like 2 isoform X2, with product MNLLPVLVTIISISTCSAVSHRTCENSLATPLPYSSFSSSSVYTQGCGAGYAKLNRKQGAGGWSPLDTDRYQWLQVDLGSRKQVVSVATQGRYSSSDWTSKYRLLYSDTQKNWRPYLQDGNIWTFEGNMDSEASVRHELQHAILARYIRFIPVGWSREGRIGLRLELYGCSYWADVISFDGHGVISYRFRSKKIKIVKDVISLKFRTTAGAGVLLHGEGQQGDYISLELRRARLQLSLNLGSDQYGSIQGHTSVTSGSLLDDDHWHSVVIERYRRNVNFTLDHHTQQFRTNGEFDHLDLDHEISFGGHPVSAKPSSGGVDNFVGCMEGITYNGDNITNLVRRKKVDISSFRNLTFACAEANSFSVFFNSTSFLRLPGQTDSDTLSVSLSFRTWNPSGLLMFTALADGWVEVGLTEGKVTVYMNVTQKKNMRIDISSGSGLNDGQWHSVHLNALENYAMLTVDGDEASTVRTAIPIQIQTGGTYHFGGNVLHGNTRSLQRSFQGCMQMIHIDDHLADLRAVEQGLIGTFENVSLDMCAIIDRCVPNYCEHDGLCSQTWDTFSCNCSGTGYTGATCHTSMYPQSCEEYQHQGKSSGSFWIDPDGSGSIAPFRVHCDMTEGKVWTMLKNNLSPQTSVTSSEQGGKAVLQITYNVTDEQLLSVSGSAEYCEQYVGYACRMSRLLNTPDGAPYTWWVGRANERHSYWGGSGPGIQKCSCGIEHNCTDAKHYCHCDADLRSWREDAGLLVYKDHLPVSQVVVGDASRAGSEAKLTVGPLKCQGDRSFWNAASFSSPASSLRFPSFRGETSTDISFYFKTSSTRGVFLENLGTTSFLHIELRGGSVVSFSFDVGGERVELSVRSPLPLNDDQWHHLEAEKNIKEVLLQLDGQYREVRPMPPHGHTKLEFYSELYVGASSGQRGFLGCMRALKINGLTFDLEERAQVSPGVNPGCQGHCSSFGMHCRNGGKCVEQYNGYLCDCSLTAYDGPFCSDDVGGYFETGTLVRYDFLLEAAASVLQEGKSLSELGVRGDANLTQEALVFSFSTSSTPSILVYVSSRTQDYLAVVLRHNGTLQIRYSLGGLTEPYTIDVDHRNMANGQPHSVNITRNLREIRLQLDHYPVSTHFLPKASDTNFNLLKSIFLGKVFETGQIDPILIERYNTPGFVGCLSRVQLNGVAPLKAALRLGPAAPVSTHGILVPSNCGASPLTIFPMASASDPWHVEAAGAVFPFKENKAKEGVDRNSAIVGGDAADRPEDADHERQTYSKHQ from the exons GTGCTGGAGGCTGGTCCCCCCTGGATACAGACCGTTATCAATGGTTACAGGTAGACCTGGGTTCAAGGAAGCAGGTGGTTTCCGTAGCGACACAGGGTCGCTACAGTAGCTCTGATTGGACCAGCAAATATCGGCTACTTTACAGTGACACACAGAAAAACTGGAGGCCTTATCTACAGGATGGAAACATCTGG ACGTTTGAGGGGAATATGGACAGTGAAGCGTCTGTTCGCCACGAGCTGCAGCACGCCATTCTGGCTCGCTACATCCGCTTCATCCCAGTGGGCTGGAGCAGGGAGGGACGCATCGGACTGCGCCTGGAGCTCTACGGCTGCTCATACT GGGCCGATGTGATCAGCTTCGATGGCCATGGTGTCATCTCCTACCGCTTCAGGAGTAAGAAGATAAAGATTGTGAAGGATGTGATCTCTCTTAAGTTCAGAACCACAGCTGGAGCCGGGGTCCTGCTCCACGGAGAGGGACAGCAGGGGGACTACATCTCCTTGGAGCTGCGCAGGGCCAGACTGCAGCTCAGCCTCAACCTAG GAAGTGACCAGTATGGTTCCATCCAGGGTCACACCTCTGTGACCAGTGGGAGCTTGCTAGACGATGACCACTGGCACTCAGTCGTCATCGAGCGCTACCGGAGGAATGTGAACTTCACACTGGACCATCACACTCAGCAGTTCAGGACCAATGGAGAGTTTGACCACCTGGACCTGGACCACGAG ATCAGTTTCGGGGGGCACCCTGTCTCCGCAAAGCCCAGCTCCGGAGGCGTAGATAACTTTGTGGGCTGCATGGAGGGGATCACCTACAACGGAGACAACATCACCAACCTGGTCCGCAGGAAGAAGGTGGACATCTCCAGCTTT CGTAACCTGACATTTGCTTGTGCTGAAGCCAACTCCTTCTCCGTCTTCTTCAACTCCACGTCCTTCCTGCGGCTGCCGGGTCAGACTGACAGCGACACGCTGTCCGTCAGTCTGTCGTTCAGGACTTGGAATCCCAGCGGGCTGCTGATGTTCACCGCACTAGCTGATGGCTGGGTGGAGGTGGGACTGACGGAGGGCAAGGTCACCGTCTACATGAATGTCACGCAGAAGAAGAACATGCGTATTGACATCTCTTCAG GCTCCGGTCTGAATGATGGCCAGTGGCACAGTGTCCATCTGAATGCTTTGGAGAACTATGCTATGCTGACAGTTGATGGAGACGAGGCCTCCACAGTGAGGACAGCCATCCCGATCCAGATCCAGACTGGAGGAACCTACCACTTTGGAG GAAACGTTCTGCACGGCAACACTCGATCCCTTCAGCGCTCCTTTCAGGGCTGCATGCAGATGATCCACATCGACGACCACCTGGCTGACCTCAGGGCTGTGGAGCAGGGCCTCATTGGAACATTTGAAAATGTCAGCCTGGATATGTGTGCCATTATAGACAG GTGTGTTCCTAATTACTGTGAGCACGACGGGCTCTGCTCTCAGACGTGGGATACATTCAGCTGCAACTGTAGTGGCACAGGATACACTGGAGCCACCTGCCATACAT CCATGTATCCGCAGTCCTGTGAGGAGTATCAGCACCAGGGGAAGAGCTCGGGGAGCTTCTGGATTGACCCAGACGGCAGTGGCTCTATCGCCCCCTTCAGAGTCCACTGTGACATGACGG AGGGAAAGGTCTGGACGATGCTGAAGAACAACCTCTCTCCTCAGACTTCAGTCACCAGCTCAGAGCAGGGGGGGAAGGCAGTGCTGCAGATCACCTACAATGTGACTGATGAACAG CTGCTGTCGGTGTCCGGCAGTGCAGAGTACTGTGAGCAGTACGTGGGCTACGCCTGCAGGATGTCCCGCCTGCTCAACACTCCAG ATGGTGCCCCTTATACCTGGTGGGTAGGAAGAGCCAATGAGAGGCATTCTTACTGGGGGGGCTCAGGACCGGGCATACAGAAGTGTTCCTGTGGTATCGAACACAACTGTACTGACGCCAAACACTACTGCCACTGTGATGCTGACCTGCGCTCATG gagggaGGATGCAGGCCTGCTGGTGTATAAGGACCACCTGCCGGTCAGTCAGGTGGTGGTTGGTGATGCGAGCAGAGCTGGATCTGAGGCCAAACTGACTGTAGGGCCACTCAAATGCCAGGGGGACC GGAGCTTCTGGAATGCAGCATCCTTCAGTAGCCCGGCCTCCTCCCTCCGCTTCCCGTCCTTCAGAGGAGAGACCAGCACCGACATATCCTTCTACTTCAAGACCTCCTCCACCCGTGGAGTCTTTCTAGAGAACCTAGGAACAACCAGCTTCCTTCACATTGAactcagag GGGGCTCGGTGGTCTCCTTCTCTTTTGATGTAGGCGGTGAGCGGGTGGAGCTCAGCGTCCGCTCGCCGCTGCCTCTGAACGATGACCAGTGGCATCACTTGGAGGCAGAGAAGAACATCAAGGAGGTCCTGCTGCAGCTTGATGGACAGTACAGAGAGGTCAGACCCATGCCCCCCCATGGACACACAAAACTGGAGTTCTACAGTGAGCTTTATGTTG GGGCATCCAGTGGTCAGAGAGGCTTCCTGGGCTGCATGCGGGCTCTGAAGATAAATGGTCTGACTTTTGACCTGGAAGAGAGGGCACAGGTATCTCCAGGGGTGAATCCAGGCTGCCAGGGCCATTGCAGCAGCTTCGGGATGCACTGCAGGAACGGAGGGAAGTGTGTTGAGCAGTACAACGGATACTTGTGTGACTGTTCCCTCACTGCGTACGATGGACCCTTCTGCTCAGATG ATGTAGGCGGATACTTTGAGACGGGGACCCTGGTGCGTTATGACTTCCTGCTGGAGGCGGCAGCAAGCGTGTTGCAGGAGGGGAAGAGCCTCTCAGAACTTGGTGTTCGTGGTGATGCCAATCTGACCCAGGAGGCGCTGGTGTTCAGCTTCAGCACCTCTAGCACCCCCAGCATCCTCGTCTACGTCAgctccaggactcaggactacCTAGCAGTGGTGCTCCGACACAACG gcaCTCTCCAGATCCGCTACAGTCTCGGGGGGCTAACAGAACCGTACACCATAGATGTTGACCATCGTAACATGGCTAATGGACAGCCTCACTCTGTCAACATTACGAGGAACCTAAGGGAGATACGGCTGCAG CTGGACCACTACCCAGTCTCCACACACTTCCTGCCCAAGGCCTCCGACACCAACTTCAACCTGCTCAAGAGTATCTTTCTTGGAAAAGTATTTG AAACTGGACAGATTGACCCCATCTTAATCGAGCGCTACAACACGCCGGGCTTTGTGGGCTGTCTGTCTCGCGTCCAGCTGAACGGCGTGGCCCCGCTGAAAGCAGCCCTGCGCTTGGGCCCCGCAGCACCCGTCAGCACCCATGGGATTCTAGTCCCCTCCAACTGTGGAGCATCACCCCTCACCATCTTCCCCATGGCCTCAGCCAGTGACCCCTGGCACGTCGAAGCAg CTGGAGCGGTGTTCCCCTTCAAAGAGAACAAGGCCAAGGAAGGAGTGGACCGCAACTCTGCCATCGTGGGAG gtgatgcagcagacagaccagaggatgctgaccacgagagacagacctattccaaacatcagtga